From Argopecten irradians isolate NY chromosome 12, Ai_NY, whole genome shotgun sequence, one genomic window encodes:
- the LOC138335930 gene encoding mesoderm-specific transcript protein-like isoform X1 — protein sequence MGWLIYTAILTVLIAATLRMLPNPPLTDRAKLWRDKGTFFKFGKHDIFYIDEKGRHPDKGTVLIFHGFPTSSYDWIKVLDDLKSEFSQVVLYDLLGFGFSDKPMDGYAFTMSEQTDIGEALLLKLGITEAHILAHDYGDTVALELLARHNKGESKIKILSLCLSNGGIFPETNKPMLIQWILKNPVIGNVIPTFFYFKSIFKISLGRAFGLRPSDEEFDDFFTIKLHKDGHMADSRLLNYISERSINRDRWVGALQTTKVPVHMIYGPADVINPPAFIQFYK from the exons ATGGGTTGGCTAATCTACACAGCCATCTTGACAGTGCTGATAGCTGCAACTTTGAGGATGCTTCCAAACCCACCTTTGACCGATAGGGCCAAACTGTGGAGGGATAAAGGCACCTTCTTCAAATTTGGCAAACATGATATATTCTATATAG atGAAAAAGGAAGACATCCAGACAAGGGTACAGTGCTTATATTTCATGGATTTCCTACATCAAGCTATGACTGGATTAAG GTTTTAGATGACCTCAAGTCTGAGTTCAGTCAAGTTGTCCTGTACGATCTTCTGGGATTTGGATTCAGTGACAAACCG ATGGATGGGTATGCCTTCACAATGTCAGAACAGACAGACATTGGCGAGGCCTTGCTGCTGAAACTGGGTATCACTGAGGCCCACATCCTTGCTCATGACTATGGTGATACAGTGGCACTGGAACTTCTGGCGAG ACACAACAAAGGAGAAAGCAAAATCAAGATTCTGTCACTTTGTCTCTCAAATGGAG GTATATTTCCTGAGACAAACAAGCCAATGCTAATACAATGG ATCTTGAAGAACCCAGTGATTGGGAATGTGATACCgacatttttctatttcaaatcCATCTTCAAAATATC GTTAGGAAGAGCATTTGGACTTCGCCCCTCAGATGAagaatttgatgatttttttacaataaaacttcATAAAGATGGGCATATGGCTGATAGTCG CCTCCTTAACTACATCAGTGAGCGGTCCATTAACAGAGATAGGTGGGTAGGTGCCCTACAGACCACCAAGGTACCAG TTCACATGATCTATGGACCGGCAGATGTTATCAATCCTCCAGCCTTCATACAGTTCTACAAGTAA
- the LOC138335930 gene encoding mesoderm-specific transcript protein-like isoform X2 → MGWLIYTAILTVLIAATLRMLPNPPLTDRAKLWRDKGTFFKFGKHDIFYIDEKGRHPDKGTVLIFHGFPTSSYDWIKVLDDLKSEFSQVVLYDLLGFGFSDKPMDGYAFTMSEQTDIGEALLLKLGITEAHILAHDYGDTVALELLARHNKGESKIKILSLCLSNGGIFPETNKPMLIQWILKNPVIGNVIPTFFYFKSIFKISLGRAFGLRPSDEEFDDFFTIKLHKDGHMADSRLLNYISERSINRDRWVGALQTTKVPVHMIYGPADVINPPAFIQFYKEKCSNPSINGAENQKIGHYPQFEAPKDFFVAYRTFITAKRP, encoded by the exons ATGGGTTGGCTAATCTACACAGCCATCTTGACAGTGCTGATAGCTGCAACTTTGAGGATGCTTCCAAACCCACCTTTGACCGATAGGGCCAAACTGTGGAGGGATAAAGGCACCTTCTTCAAATTTGGCAAACATGATATATTCTATATAG atGAAAAAGGAAGACATCCAGACAAGGGTACAGTGCTTATATTTCATGGATTTCCTACATCAAGCTATGACTGGATTAAG GTTTTAGATGACCTCAAGTCTGAGTTCAGTCAAGTTGTCCTGTACGATCTTCTGGGATTTGGATTCAGTGACAAACCG ATGGATGGGTATGCCTTCACAATGTCAGAACAGACAGACATTGGCGAGGCCTTGCTGCTGAAACTGGGTATCACTGAGGCCCACATCCTTGCTCATGACTATGGTGATACAGTGGCACTGGAACTTCTGGCGAG ACACAACAAAGGAGAAAGCAAAATCAAGATTCTGTCACTTTGTCTCTCAAATGGAG GTATATTTCCTGAGACAAACAAGCCAATGCTAATACAATGG ATCTTGAAGAACCCAGTGATTGGGAATGTGATACCgacatttttctatttcaaatcCATCTTCAAAATATC GTTAGGAAGAGCATTTGGACTTCGCCCCTCAGATGAagaatttgatgatttttttacaataaaacttcATAAAGATGGGCATATGGCTGATAGTCG CCTCCTTAACTACATCAGTGAGCGGTCCATTAACAGAGATAGGTGGGTAGGTGCCCTACAGACCACCAAGGTACCAG TTCACATGATCTATGGACCGGCAGATGTTATCAATCCTCCAGCCTTCATACAGTTCTACAA agaaaaatgTTCCAACCCAAGTATTAATGGTGCTGAAAACCAGAAGATCGGACACTATCCGCAATTTGAAGCACCAAAGGATTTTTTTGTGGCAtacagaacttttataacagCTAAAAGGCCTTGA